In Lycorma delicatula isolate Av1 chromosome 10, ASM4794821v1, whole genome shotgun sequence, a genomic segment contains:
- the LOC142331217 gene encoding UPF0728 protein C10orf53 homolog, with protein sequence MTVASCITLKYGPYEVCGIVEHRTERLLHLKERIESDNYTVILKKWSHYDRLGIFFNDNDTPIFTCRLTFLQYPNILDPVCDKVYATISKCKRKSSQFSEEEVVSERRRKISEETHDKKSIMSNLLLLMSSDNIKKLTSKIKEIRSEEDMKSSRPPN encoded by the exons ATGACTGTTGCATCTTGCATAACCTTGAAATATGGCCCATATGAAGTTTGTGGAATTGTGGAACATAGAACCGAAAGATTGTTACACttgaaag aaaGGATTGAAAGTGATAACTATACAGTCATATTAAAAAAGTGGAGCCATTATGATCgtttaggaatattttttaatgataatgacaCTCCAATATTTACTTGCCGTTTAACATTTCTTCAATATCCAAATATTCTTGATCCAGTTTGTGATAAAGTGTATGCAACAATTtctaaatgtaaaagaaaatcaagCCAATTTTCTGAAGAGGAAGTTGTATCTGAACGTAGACGCAAAATTTCTGAAGAAACTCATGATAAAAAGTCAATAATGTCAAATCTGTTGCTTTTAATGTCAtctgataacattaaaaaattaacttcaaagaTAAAGGAAATCCGGAGTGAAGAAGATAT